The stretch of DNA TCTTACGCCGGATGTAATAGGCATAGAAGTGCTGGAAGATAACCTTCAGAACAGCAAACAAGGGAACGGCCAAAATGAGGCCCGGAATGCCTCCCAGCTGCCCTCCCACCAGGAGCGCGAAAATAATGAGCATCGGATGAAGGTGCAGCGTCCGTCCCACAACCTGCGGAGAGATCACATTGCTCTCTAACACCTGACATACGGTATTGACCAACACGACCATCAGCACCATTTTCCACGAAATCGTCGAGGCCACGACTACGGCAGGTGCGGCTCCAAGAAATGGCCCCAGGTAAGGAATGACGTTGCAAAGCGCCACCACGCTGGCAAAGAGCAGCGCATAAGGCATGCCAATAATCATATAGCCGGCATACGCCAGCACTCCGATTATGACACATACCAGAAGCTGGCCCCGCACATAATTCCCAAGTGCCTCGTCAATATCCTTGATTAGCGTAACAATAGACTTACGATGCGCCTTAGGAAGGCATTTCAAAATCAGACGTTCAAACACCTCAAAATCCTTCAGCATATAAAAGATAAGAAAGGGCACGATGAACGCATTAAAAACCACACCGATCGTGGTTCCTATATGGTTCATAAAATCCGAAATCCCACCGGCAAGCTTTTGCTCAAATTGATAGAACCAATTATTCATCCCCATTCTTACACCCTGAGGAAGCATCGTGTTATCCCATCGGTTCATAATTTGCTGTGTATGTAAAGTCAGCTCCGGAAGATGCTCTCCGAGTTCAGCAAGCTGCTCCATAAACATAGGGATCATATTCATCAGCACTACGGTCAGGCTTGTCAAAAACACGGCGTAAATGAGCAGCACTGCAATGGTCCTTGGAACCTTCCGGCTTCCCAGCATTCTTACAATCGGGTTAAGCACATAAGAAATGATCATTGCAATGATGAACGGAGCTAGCACCGCCTTCAGAAAACCATAAACGAGACTAAACATAGGTCTGAGCAGCCATATAAAATATAAAATTACCAAAGCCATAAGCAGCCAGCATCCATAACGAAATATTTTGCTTTTGTATAACGGCTCCACATCTATTTCCTCCCCGCATGTGGACTGGCTTTACTGTCAGTATATGCTCAGGGGATAGAAAATAACCAAAAATCGTACTTTGGCAAAATCCAAACATCAAACATACAAAAAAGCGGACAGAATCCTAAAACAGATTCCTGTCCGCTAAAATTAGCAGCTGAACTCATATGAAACCAAACTCTGTCTTCCTCTAGAAAAGCGCTTTATGTATGAGGAGAGCCGGTCCTTACGAGGAAGCATGAAGCTGTGGAAAGTCTTGAGCCATTTCCTCGCCGAAGAACAGATCGTCAAGCGAACTTAGCGTACCGTCCTCTTCCACTTGGTAAACAGACATCTTCTCTCCATTCACTGTCAATTCAATAAAGCAGCCCCAGCAATAAAATTGATGGGAGCCAATCTTTCCGATATCCTTGGAATTGCAGTTTGGACACTTCATCATCATATAATCACACCTATCCGTTCGCAGAGTTAATGGTCTTCTCCAGCCGCTCCTCACTGAGCGGAGGAACCATAATGGCATTCTCGCCCTTCGTGATCTCCGGTGTAAAAGGCAGCCATCTCCGCCCCTCTACCAGATCCGAAATAAAGCCATCACTGATTTCAAGACCTGTTATTGTATTTCCCAATTCATGGTCAAAATAAACATCACTGACATGACCAATCATAACCCCGTCACTTGTCAGAACAGACAGCTCTTTGACCTTCCCATCTCCAAGCGCGAAGGTGGTTTGTATATTCTCGGCTTCCATCTTCCGGACAGCCTGTTGATTACGAATCATAACGGCATCTTCGCCATAGGCTGAGATGTCTTCCCACAACACCGCTTTATAATGCGGGGAAAATATGCTCTTGCCTTCCAGAATAACACCGAGTATCTTCCAATCCTCACTGATCATGAAATCGAGGACCTTCCCGATCTCTTTGCCATCCTCCACATCAAATACGGACAAACCGAGCATTTCCTGAAGTTTCATGGCGCGGGACCTCCTCTGTCGGCTTCTGGCCTGATTCACCCATCTCCTCTTTCGGCAACTTAGAAGTCAAGCTAAAGAACAGCCCTATCTTCTATTACGAAGACGGTTCAATATGGTTCCAACTTTTTCTGCACAATAGGTCATATCTTCCCTAGTATTACCCAAACCAAAGCTAAATCGAATCGCGGAACGCAGAACATTTTCAGGCAAATGCATCGCTTCCAGCACATGAGACGGCTCGAGCGAGCCGGAGGTGCATGCCGAGCCGCTGGCAACCGCAATTCCTTCCATGTCCAAATTCATCAGCATCGTCTCTGTTCCGCATTCCGGAAAGCTGACATTCAGGATATGCGGCAGATGCTCGGTAGGATGTCCGTTGATTCGGAACCGCTCCGTACCAATTTCTCGCTCGAGCGCTGCGATCAGCTCCTTCCGCAGCTCTTCTTCACTATCTCGACGCTTAACGGTTTTGCAGCTCGCAATTTCTGCAGCTTTGGCGAACCCTGCCAAACCGGCCATATTCTCTGTTCCCGCACGCCGCTTGCGTTCCTGAAGGCCTCCAAACAGCAGCGGTTCAATGGAAATGCCGCGCCGGACAAATAATGCGCCAACGCCTTGTGGCCCATTAATCTTATGAGAAGAAACGCTCAGCAGGTCCACGGGTAGATCCTTCACCTTGAAAGGCACAGCACCAAAAGCCTGTACAGCGTCCACGTGAAACAGAATTCCGCGCTCTCTAGCCAGGTTTCCAATCTGCTCAATCGGCTGAAGCGTTCCGACTTCATTATTCCCATACATCACACTTATTAAAATGGTCTCCGGCGTAATCGCTTCCGCAACTTGCTCTGGATGAACTTGTCCATAGGTATCCACAGGGAGATAAGTTACCTGATAGCCGTTATCCTCCAGCTTCTGGCAGGTATGAAGCACGGCGTGATGCTCAATCGCTGTGGTGATAATGTGCCGACCTTTATGCGATCTGGCGGCGGCTGCTCCGAATAACGCCAAATTATCGCTCTCCGTTCCTCCTGCTGTAAAGACGAGCTCATCAGGCCCACATCCAAGCGCGGCTGCTAACGTATCCCGTGCCGCATTAACCGTCCGCTTCGCTTCCCGGCCAAACGCATGAATACTTGAGGCATTGCCGACCTGCCCACGCATCACGCGAAGCATAGCCTCCATCGCCTCTGGATGGACTGGGGTTGAAGCGGCATGATCCAAATATACGCTTCTCATTTTGTATAAGGCTCCTTCAATTATATATAGAACATGAAGTTATCTGGGGTCTCTTGATCTTCGTAGTTAATCAAATTCTCGAGCGTGGTGGAATCCAGAACACCTGCAATGCTATCCCGTATGCGCATCCACAGGTCACGCTTGGCCGGATCATCTTCTTCTGTGAAGTCCACTGGCGAAATCGGGCCCTCTAGGACACGAATAATATCCCCCGCCGTAATCTCATTTGCCTCACGGGACAGAATATAACCGCCATAGGCGCCACGCACACTCTTAACAAGACCAGCATTGCGCAGCGGGGCGATCAGCTGCTCCAGATAATGCTCTGAGAGCTGATTCTTCTCAGCAATGCTCTTCAGTGAAGTCGGACCTTCACCAAATCTTGCGGCGAGCTCCATCATGATGGTTAATCCATAACGTCCTTTAGTTGAAATCTTCAAGCAAGGCACCTCTTTCATTTTCTAAATAATCTTTATATAATAGAACTTTAACAGTTACACTAAGATGTAACGGAACATATAAATATCCAAGAAATCCATCGGATATATTGTTGTATTCCGATCAGTTATCCTGTCTATGGTAACATATCTGATCGCGCATAAACAACAATGGACACAAACCACCATTATTAAGGCCTACAGCCTAAAGGAGTGATACCATGCCAGCAAATCCTTCTAATACGCGGATCGTCGTCGGGATGTCCGGAGGCGTAGATTCCTCGGTGACGGCACTTCTGCTCAAACGGCAGGGGTATGACGTTATCGGAATTTTCATGAAGAACTGGGATGATACGGACGAGCTTGGCTACTGCACCGCAGAGCAGGACGCAGAAGATGTACGCCGTGTATGTGAGCAAATCGGCATCCCTTACTATACCGTTAACTTTGAGAAAGAATAT from Paenibacillus sp. CAA11 encodes:
- the cymR gene encoding cysteine metabolism transcriptional regulator CymR, with the translated sequence MKISTKGRYGLTIMMELAARFGEGPTSLKSIAEKNQLSEHYLEQLIAPLRNAGLVKSVRGAYGGYILSREANEITAGDIIRVLEGPISPVDFTEEDDPAKRDLWMRIRDSIAGVLDSTTLENLINYEDQETPDNFMFYI
- a CDS encoding AI-2E family transporter gives rise to the protein MEPLYKSKIFRYGCWLLMALVILYFIWLLRPMFSLVYGFLKAVLAPFIIAMIISYVLNPIVRMLGSRKVPRTIAVLLIYAVFLTSLTVVLMNMIPMFMEQLAELGEHLPELTLHTQQIMNRWDNTMLPQGVRMGMNNWFYQFEQKLAGGISDFMNHIGTTIGVVFNAFIVPFLIFYMLKDFEVFERLILKCLPKAHRKSIVTLIKDIDEALGNYVRGQLLVCVIIGVLAYAGYMIIGMPYALLFASVVALCNVIPYLGPFLGAAPAVVVASTISWKMVLMVVLVNTVCQVLESNVISPQVVGRTLHLHPMLIIFALLVGGQLGGIPGLILAVPLFAVLKVIFQHFYAYYIRRKTI
- a CDS encoding PRC-barrel domain-containing protein, coding for MKLQEMLGLSVFDVEDGKEIGKVLDFMISEDWKILGVILEGKSIFSPHYKAVLWEDISAYGEDAVMIRNQQAVRKMEAENIQTTFALGDGKVKELSVLTSDGVMIGHVSDVYFDHELGNTITGLEISDGFISDLVEGRRWLPFTPEITKGENAIMVPPLSEERLEKTINSANG
- a CDS encoding cysteine desulfurase family protein is translated as MRSVYLDHAASTPVHPEAMEAMLRVMRGQVGNASSIHAFGREAKRTVNAARDTLAAALGCGPDELVFTAGGTESDNLALFGAAAARSHKGRHIITTAIEHHAVLHTCQKLEDNGYQVTYLPVDTYGQVHPEQVAEAITPETILISVMYGNNEVGTLQPIEQIGNLARERGILFHVDAVQAFGAVPFKVKDLPVDLLSVSSHKINGPQGVGALFVRRGISIEPLLFGGLQERKRRAGTENMAGLAGFAKAAEIASCKTVKRRDSEEELRKELIAALEREIGTERFRINGHPTEHLPHILNVSFPECGTETMLMNLDMEGIAVASGSACTSGSLEPSHVLEAMHLPENVLRSAIRFSFGLGNTREDMTYCAEKVGTILNRLRNRR